One genomic window of Plasmodium coatneyi strain Hackeri chromosome 12, complete sequence includes the following:
- a CDS encoding Ubiquinol-cytochrome c reductase cytochrome c1 subunit has protein sequence MAGGGALNNLFPGYKDKIWLKLPHHLRIRLIKSWNNEFEKNMSKAKIKNNKIKNLNYYLLDRFKPNESYKNRHTDYKRQICRGTLVEGCDFFLPNKRSQDRLKNHLQPYTEEESEERKKHKYLNLKYYILFCLGFSVLHNSMQSRPVAWCMDYEPPHTPHYPFWFKSMFHSHDIPSVRRGFEVYRQICATCHSMEQLQFRSLVNEVYPENRMKQIAASYDIEDGPDDKGEMFTRPGILTDSFPKPYPNEEAARYANNGASPPDLSVITTARHNGPDYIFSLLTCYRDPPEGIHLRPGLYYNTYFAGGSISMPPPLQDDMIEYEDGTPCNVSQMAKDVVNFLTWAAEPTHDERKLTGLKLVSGAFIAMVLMTVWQRFFWTIYATRRIDFGKIKYL, from the exons ATGGCAGGTGGTGGAGCGTTAAACAATTTGTTTCCGGGATACAAGGACAAAATATGGCTCAAGCTTCCGCACCAT CTCCGAATCCGCCTAATTAAATCGTGGAACAATGAATTCGAGAAGAACATGTCCAaggcgaaaataaaaaacaacaaaataaaaaacttgaATTACTACCTACTGGACAGGTTCAAGCCAAATGAAAGTTACAAAAACAGACACACGGATTATAAGAGACAAATATGCAGAGGAACGTTAGTAGAAGGATGTGACTTTTTTCTACCAAATAAGAGAAGCCAAGATAGATTAAAAAATCACTTACAACCCTacacagaggaagaaagtgaagaaaggaaaaaacataaatatttaaatttaaaatattacatactGTTTTGCTTAGGATTTTCTGTGCTACATAACAGTATGCAATCTAGGCCAGTAGCATGGTGTATGGATTATGAACCACCCCACACGCCACACTACCCATTTTGGTTCAAATCCATGTTCCATTCGCATGACATACCCAGTGTAAGAAGAGGTTTTGAAGTTTACAGACAAATATGTGCAACGTGTCATTCGATGGAACAGTTACAATTTCGTAGTTTGGTTAATGAAGTGTATCCAGAAAATCGAATGAAGCAAATTGCTGCCTCGTACGATATAGAAGATGGTCCTGATGATAAGGGAGAAATGTTTACCAGACCGGGTATCTTAACTGATTCTTTTCCAAAGCCCTatccaaatgaagaagctGCTAGATATGCAAATAATGGTGCATCTCCACCAGATTTATCAGTCATTACCACGGCTAGACATAACGGACCagattatatattttctttactCACTTGTTATAGAGATCCTCCTGAGGGAATTCACCTAAGACCAGGGTTGTATTATAATACCTATTTTGCAGGAGGGTCTATATCCATGCCCCCACCTCTACAGGATGATATGATTGAATATGAGGATGGTACTCCTTGTAATGTTTCCCAGATGGCTAAGGATGTagtcaattttttaacttggGCAGCGGAACCAACACATGATGAGAGAAAATTAACAGGCCTCAAATTGGTGAGTGGCGCTTTTATTGCTATGGTCTTAATGACCGTATGGCAGAGATTTTTCTGGACCATATACGCTACTAGAAGGATTGACTTTGGAAAAATCAAGTACCTATAA
- a CDS encoding putative membrane protein: MCFLCSHGKKGGFENTAIGTWSKGVSLIFCSSIFLLHFVNEDELSVLNKAAADGENKMIYYLSIYNLIGAATLSVFSLLGHFIYKPLLRPIYLCSFIVSLFLIASGVYTTSISKNTSLKIIGIMDALKFHPDYMLLNKINNLDEARTSVVIEAADSVILSAASEEMSEFPDTSTFDASKVIEIIKDRQSFLDTKKNLLLKKLTKQDLMKMFTSLKESDPNVHKILMENTLLELYEKIKNVRLNFDLYDKFYKFMEKNSVPFISSSEKIKKFTEKFQKIFDHYNKSLFNNLKYDLVKHENEIIKIYSDSIEKIKSVNAKNTNAKLDDYIDDLQKRNILILASSLLMMSFIYIHKGATLTSTSSMAITLMYVPSMSYLITLACIFVCSGIFFFSIIGLVLYVFSLILIFFLIFSQCFCERIFKLFMGFIFMGLFFFCFLIGYILIEDFNEGSKVYKEYKQNDYNDFYWVLLNKRTYEHFKSFVLFSNGQMFLVCIALCAFLTTYSLYCVFYIFRSVCARKEQLPIPL, encoded by the exons ATGTGTTTCCTATGCAGCCATGGAAAGAAAGGGGGATTCGAAAACACAGCCATAGGAACGTGGTCCAAGGGAGTCAGTCTGATCTTCTGCTCGTCCATATTTCTACTTCATTTCGTGAATGAAGATGAGCTGAGCGTGCTAAACAAGGCAGCGGCGGACGGTGAAAATAAGATGATATACTACCTAAGCATATATAACCTAATCGGAGCAGCGACGTtgtctgttttttctttattagggcatttcaTTTATAAGCCTCTTTTGCGAcccatatatttatgctCCTTTATAGTGTCCCTATTTTTAATTGCCTCTGGAGTTTACACTACCTCGATAAGCAAAAATACgtctttaaaaattatagGAATAATGGATGCCTTGAAATTCCACCCAGATTATATGCTcctaaataaaataaataatttagaCGAAGCCCGTACTTCTGTTGTTATCGAAGCAGCAGATAGTGTAATTCTATCTGCCGCGAGTGAAGAGATGAGTGAATTCCCAGATACATCCACATTTGATGCATCGAAGGTTATAGAAATTATAAAGGATCGCCAATCTTTTCTGGACACTAAAAAGAACTTACTGTTGAAAAAGCTAACTAAGCAAGATTTAATGAAAATGTTTACCAGCTTAAAGGAGTCTGACCCCAATGTGCATAAAATTTTGATGGAAAATACATTGCTTGAAttgtatgaaaaaataaaaaatgtccgTCTCAACTTTGATCTTTAtgacaaattttacaaatttatGGAAAAGAACTCTGTCCCGTTTATATCTAGctcagaaaaaataaaaaagtttacaGAAAAATTTCAGAAAATTTTTGACCATTACAATAAATccctttttaacaatttaaaatatgACTTGGTGAAACatgaaaatgaaattattaaaatatattcgGACTCTATTGAGAAGATTAAAAGTGTGAATGCTAAAAACACTAATGCTAAGCTGGATGATTATATAGACgatttgcaaaaaaggaacatccTCATTTTAGCATCCTCCCTCTTGATGATGTCTTTCATTTATATTCACAAAGGGGCCACACTAACGTCGACCAGTTCCATGGCGATTACGTTGAT GTACGTCCCCTCGATGTCCTACCTCATCACCCTGGCATGCATCTTCGTCTGCAGCggcatcttcttcttctccatcATAGGATTAGTACTCTACGTCTTCAGCCTGATACTAATCTTCTTCTTAATATTTTCCCAATGCTTCTGCGAACGCATATTTAAGCTCTTCATGGGGTTTATTTTCAtgggtttattttttttttgttttttaattgGCTATATTTTAATCGAAGATTTCAACGAAGGATCCAAAGTTTACAAGGAGTACAAGCAGAATGACTACAACGATTTCTATTGGGTCTTGCTGAACAAGAGGACTTACGAACATTTTAAAAgctttgttttgttttctaATGGCCAAATGTTTTTAGTATGCATAGCTTTGTGTGCTTTCCTCACAACGTATTCTCTTTATTGTGTTTTCTACATATTTCGCTCTGTTTGTGCTCGAAAAGAGCAGCTCCCCATTCCTTTGTAG